In one Antennarius striatus isolate MH-2024 chromosome 15, ASM4005453v1, whole genome shotgun sequence genomic region, the following are encoded:
- the rnf170 gene encoding E3 ubiquitin-protein ligase RNF170, protein MEDNQCGDYLIQDEDTLIEGVSDQVLFVVVLCISFLVGILAVLCRQEQHNIHPENQEHVRAVRQQLQTEQDENSQEETRPQFYTDMSCPVCLQQAVLPVETNCGHLFCGSCIIAYWRYGTWLGAINCPICRQTVTLLFPLFHANATPQRVQDGEAEPQLILRDINDYNRRFSGQPRSLMDRLRDVPTLLRHAFREMFSVGGLFWMFRIRILLCLIGAITYLASPLDILPEALFGLLGFLDDFFVILLLFVYISIMYREVVTQRLNS, encoded by the exons atggaggacAATCAATGTGGGGACTATCTGATTCAAGATGAGGACACCCTCATTGAGGGCGTCAGCGACCAGGTCTTATTTGTGGTGGTCCTCTGTATCTCCTTCTTAGTGGGCATCCTCGCTGTTCTCTGCAG ACAAGAGCAGCACAACATTCATCCTGAGAATCAGGAGCACGTTCGAGCTGTCCGACAACAGCTCCAGACAGAGCAG GATGAAAACTCTCAAGAGGAGACCAGACCCCAGTTTTACACAGACATGTCTTGCCCAGTGTGTTTACAGCAGGCTGTTCTGCCTGTGGAAACAAATTGCGGACACCTTTTCTGCG GCTCCTGCATCATAGCTTACTGGAGATATGGCACCTGGCTGGGTGCTATTAACTGCCCTATTTGCAGACAAACG GTCACCTTGCTCTTCCCACTATTCCATGCAAATGCCACTCCTCAGAGGGTCCAGGATGGCGAGGCAGAACCTCAACTGATATTAAGAGACATTAATGATTACAACCGCAGGTTCTCAGGCCAGCCAAGATCT TTGATGGACAGGCTAAGAGACGTGCCCACCTTGCTTCGCCATGCCTTCCGGGAGATGTTTTCAGTGGGTGGTCTCTTCTGGATGTTCCGAATTCGAATTCTTCTATGTCTGATTGGTGCAATCACTTATCTGGCCTCGCCGCTCGACATCCTCCCTGAGGCGCTTTTCGGCCTTCTTGGATTCCTGGACGATTTCTTTGTTATCCTGCTCCTCTTTGTGTACATCTCTATCATGTACAGAGAGGTAGTCACACAGAGACTAAATAGCTAG